A genomic region of Raphanus sativus cultivar WK10039 chromosome 6, ASM80110v3, whole genome shotgun sequence contains the following coding sequences:
- the LOC108810205 gene encoding TOM1-like protein 8 — MVHPLVDRATSDMLIGPDWAMNLEICDMLNHEPGQYREVVSGIKKRLTSKTTKVQLLALTLLETMLNNCGELIHMQLAEKDILHKMVKMVKRKPNIQVKEKILILIDTWQESFSGPQGRHPQYYAAYQELLRAGIVFPQRPPPTTVSSGQTGPSSAYNQNARNARQEANDTSTESEFPTLSLTEIQNAKGIMDVLAEMLNAIDGSNKEGLKQEVIVDLVSQCRTYKQRVVHLVNSTSDESLLCQGLALNDDLQRLLAKHECIASGNTMPEKSKKEISKEATQIIDVDSSEMKDTSTVVASATNGQKVDLLSGDDFETPNGDNSLALVPLGPAQPSSPVPTPDNSMVLIDMLSDNNCESSTPTSSPHSHNQMVPQNYSNGFGQGSSGPVWNLQITQQPSSPAYGNQNQPFSPTFSPPVSPHYGGQNNNVLALPPPPWEAQSPSSSPHYSPTHPMQVTQVVITTHTHQPLGYNPQGGSPHALNNPQGGSPYAINNNNNMFGMIPSPMTGGHMQPFGHQNPAAMYGGYGGQPQPPQQYFGEQQMYGGYGGQPQPPQELEQQMYGMSLQDNGTSNGNPYQVSSHPSGLNYQQPMMKPVNKKPEDKLFGDLVELSKNKKPTERAGSM; from the exons ATGGTGCATCCTTTGGTTGATAGAGCCACCAGCGATATGCTTATTGGTCCTGATTGGGCCATGAATCTTGAGATATGTGACATGCTTAATCATGAGCCTGG GCAATATAGAGAAGTTGTGAGTGGAATAAAGAAAAGGCTTACTAGTAAGACTACCAAGGTTCAGCTTTTGGCTCTTACT TTGCTAGAGACAATGCTAAACAATTGTGGGGAGCTTATTCACATGCAACTTGCCGAGAAGGACATTCTTCATAAGATGGTGAAGATGGTCAAAAGGAAG CCTAACATCCAAGTGAAGGAGAAGATATTGATACTTATAGATACTTGGCAAGAGAGCTTTTCAGGTCCTCAAGGAAGACATCCTCAATATTATGCAGCATACCAAGAGTTGTTg CGTGCAGGAATTGTATTCCCTCAAAGACCTCCTCCAACCACAGTTAGTTCAGGACAAACTGGTCCGTCTTCAGCGTATAATCAGAATGCTCGTAACGCTAGACAAGAAGCTAATGATACTTCCACAGAGTCAGAGTTTCCAACTTTGAG TTTGACAGAAATTCAAAATGCAAAAGGGATTATGGATGTCTTAGCTGAAATGTTGAACGCAATAGATGGAAGCAACAAAGag GGACTTAAACAAGAGGTTATTGTGGATCTTGTTAGCCAATGTCGCACCTATAAACAAAGAGTAGTTCACCTTGTAAACTCTACATC AGATGAATCATTGCTTTGCCAAGGCCTAGCCTTAAATGATGATTTGCAGCGATTACTTGCGAAGCACGAATGCATCGCTTCTGGAAACACTATGCcagaaaaatctaaaaaagaaATTTCTAAGGAAGCAACTCAGATCATAGATGTTGACTCAAG TGAAATGAAAGATACTAGTACTGTTGTGGCTTCTGCAACCAATGGTCAAAAAGTAGATCTTCTTAGTGGAGATGACTTTGAGACACCGAATGGAGATAACTCACTAGCTCTTGTCCCTCTTGGACCTGCACAACCAAGTAGCCCTGTTCCAACCCCAGATAATTCTATGGTCTTAATCGACATGTTATCAGATAATAACTGTGAAAGCTCTACTCCAACTTCTAGTCCACACTCTCATAATCAGATGGTACCACAAAACTACTCAAATGGATTTGGACAAGGGTCATCTGGTCCTGTCTGGAATCTCCAGATTACCCAGCAACCATCTTCTCCTGCATATGGAAACCAAAACCAACCCTTTTCACCTACCTTTAGCCCGCCAGTCTCACCTCACTATG GTGGACAAAACAACAATGTTTTAgcactaccaccaccaccatggGAAGCTCAATCTCCAAGCTCTAGTCCTCACTACTCTCCTACTCACCCGATGCAAGTGACTCAAGTTGTCATCACGACACACACTCATCAACCGCTAGGTTACAACCCTCAAGGTGGCTCTCCTCATGCTCTCAACAACCCTCAAGGTGGCTCTCCTTATgctatcaacaacaacaataacatgTTCGGTATGATCCCCTCTCCAATGACAGGAGGCCACATGCAACCCTTCGGCCATCAGAATCCTGCTGCCATGTACGGAGGCTACGGAGGACAACCTCAGCCACCACAACAGTATTTTGGTGAACAACAAATGTATGGAGGCTATGGAGGACAACCTCAGCCACCACAAGAGTTAGAACAACAAATGTATGGAATGTCACTTCAAGACAATGGAACCAGCAATGGCAACCCCTACCAAGTGTCTTCTCATCCTTCGGGTCTTAATTATCAGCAACCAATGATGAAACCTGTGAACAAGAAACCAGAGGACAAGTTGTTTGGAGATCTTGTTGAACTCTCCAAGAACAAGAAGCCTACTGAACGAGCCGGTAGTATGTAA
- the LOC108812636 gene encoding ubiquitin-conjugating enzyme E2 11 translates to MASKRILKELKDLQKDPPSNCSAGPVAEDMFHWQATIMGPPDSPYAGGVFLVSIHFPPDYPFKPPKVSFKTRVYHPNINSNGSICLDILKEQWSPALTVSKVLLSICSLLTDPNPDDPLVPEIAHMYKTDKTKYESTARSWTQKYAMW, encoded by the exons ATGGCTTCGAAGAGGATTTTGAAAGAGCTCAAGGATTTACAGAAGGATCCTCCTTCTAACTGTAGCGCAG GTCCTGTGGCTGAGGACATGTTCCATTGGCAAGCAACTATCATGGGACCTCCTGACAGTCCTTATGCTGGAGGAGTCTTTTTGGTCTCCATTCACTTCCCTCCGGATTACCCTTTCAAGCCACCTAAG GTGTCTTTTAAGACGAGGGTGTACCATCCCAACATCAACAGCAACGGAAGCATTTGCCTTGATATCCTGAAAGAACAGTGGAGTCCTGCTCTTACCGTATCCAAG GTATTGCTGTCGATTTGCTCATTGCTGACAGACCCGAACCCAGATGATCCTCTTGTGCCAGAGATTGCCCATATGTACAAGACGGATAAGACCAAGTACGAGTCAACTGCACGAAGCTGGACACAGAAGTACGCCATGTGGTGA
- the LOC108812639 gene encoding serine/threonine-protein kinase AtPK1/AtPK6, translating into MVSSSQSHLPVSNKTHKQQYFSLSPSSASVLKDDVELDFSDVFGPLPEEAGDVAFDEPAVIHTRSHSLVGPSSVGSHSFKLSKLTLRETKDSVDSGSDDTDSDGPQEEDLVVKVSGVVGLDDFEVMKVVGKGAFGKVYQVRKKETSEIFAMKVMRKDKIMEKNHAEYMKAERDILTKIDHPFIVQLKYSFQTKYMLYLVLDFINGGHLFFQLYHQGLFWEELARVYTAEIISAVSHLHEKGIMHRDLKPENILMDVDGHVMLTDFGLAKEFEENTRSNSMCGTTEYMAPEIIRGKGHDKAADWWSVGILLYEMLTGKPPFIGSRGKIEQKIVKDKIKLPKFLSSEAHSLLKGLLQKEPERRLGSGPSGAGEIKEHKWFKGMNWKKLEAREVKPSFKPEISGRQCIANFDKCWTEMSVLDSPASSPSSDPKVNPFTNFTYVRPPPSFLQQSTSNL; encoded by the exons ATGGTCTCCTCCTCTCAGTCTCACCTTCCTGTCTCCAACAAAACCCACAAGCAGCAGTATTTCTCCCTCAGCCCTTCTTCGGCTTCAGTCTTGAAAGATGATGTTGAACTTGATTTCTCTGATGTTTTTGGCCCTCTCCCTGAAGAGGCCGGGGACGTTGCCTTCGACGAGCCTGCTGTTATCCACACTCGTTCCCACTCTTTGGTTGGCCCGTCTTCGGTTGGGAGTCATTCTTTCAAGCTCAGCAAGCTCACCTTACGAGAGACTAAGGACTCTGTTGACTCTGGTAGTGACGACACTGACAGCGATGGACCTCAAGAGGAAGATCTGGTGGTGAAGGTCTCTGGTGTGGTTGGACTTGATGATTTCGAGGTTATGAAAGTTGTAGGGAAAGGTGCGTTTGGGAAAGTCTACCAGGTGAGGAAGAAGGAGACGTCCGAGATATTCGCCATGAAGGTCATGAGAAAAGATAAGATCATGGAGAAGAACCATGCCGAGTACATGAAAGCTGAGCGTGACATCCTAACCAAGATTGATCATCCCTTCATTGTTCAACTTAAATACTCTTTTCAG ACTAAGTACATGCTCTATCTTGTGCTCGACTTTATAAACGGAGGGCATCTATTCTTCCAGCTCTATCACCAAGGACTGTTCTG GGAGGAATTGGCCCGTGTCTACACTGCAGAGATCATCTCTGCAGTTTCTCATCTCCATGAGAAAGGCATAATGCATAGAGATCTCAAACCTGAGAACATTCTCATGGACGTTGATGGCCACGTGATGCTAACTGATTTCGGTTTGGCTAAGGAGTTTGAAGAGAACACGAGATCAAACTCAATGTGTGGGACTACTGAGTATATGGCACCTGAAATCATTAGAGGAAAAGGGCATGATAAAGCTGCTGACTGGTGGAGCGTTGGGATACTTCTCTATGAGATGCTCACAGGAAAG CCACCGTTTATAGGGAGCCGAGGAAAGATAGAGCAGAAAATTGTAAAGGACAAGATCAAGCTTCCAAAGTTTCTGTCAAGTGAAGCTCATTCCTTGCTGAAAGGG CTGCTGCAAAAAGAGCCAGAGAGGAGACTTGGAAGTGGACCAAGCGGAGCAGGGGAGATAAAAGAGCACAAATGGTTCAAAGGAATGAACTGGAAGAAGCTGGAGGCGAGAGAAGTGAAGCCAAGTTTCAAGCCGGAGATCTCGGGAAGACAGTGCATAGCGAATTTTGACAAGTGCTGGACTGAGATGTCTGTGTTGGATTCACCAGCAAGCAGTCCGAGCTCGGATCCTAAGGTCAATCCTTTTACCAACTTCACTTATGTGAGGCCTCCTCCATCATTCCTTCAGCAGTCCACATCGAACCTGTAG
- the LOC108807541 gene encoding signal recognition particle subunit SRP54, chloroplastic-like isoform X1: MTKENIAEPMKDIRRALLEAYVSLPVVRKFVQSVSDQAVGMGVIRGFKPDQQLVKIVHDELVKVMGGEVSEIQFVKSGPTVILLAGFQGVGKTTVCAKLAYYLKKQGKSCMFIAGDVYRPAAIDQLVILGEKIGMLMYTAGTEVKPADIAKQGLKESKINNVNVVIMDTAGRLQVDKGMMDELKDVKRFLNPTETLLVVDAMTGQEAACNLCACRY, from the exons ATGACTAAGGAGAATATTGCTGAGCCAATGAAGGATATCAGAAGAGCTCTCCTTGAAGCATAT GTGAGCCTTCCTGTTGTTAGAAAGTTTGTTCAATCTGTAAGTGACCAAGCCGTTGGAATGGGTGTCATTCGAGGATTCAAACCAGATCAGCAGTTGGTCAAG ATTGTACATGATGAGCTAGTGAAGGTGATGGGTGGAGAAGTATCTGAGATACAGTTTGTAAAGTCAGGTCCTACAGTTATATTGCTTGCTGGATTCCAAGGAGTTGGGAAGACAACAGTTTGCGCTAAACTCGCTTATTACCTAAAGAAGCAG GGAAAATCTTGTATGTTTATTGCTGGAGATGTGTACAGACCTGCTGCCATTGATCAACTCGTCATCTTAGGTGAAAAG ATTGGTATGCTGATGTATACAGCAGGAACTGAAGTAAAACCTGCAGATATAGCTAAGCAAGGTCTAAAagaatctaaaataaataatgtcaATGTAGTTATCATGGATACTGCAGGAAGGCTTCAG GTAGACAAAGGGATGATGGATGAGTTAAAAGACGTGAAGAGATTTTTGAACCCCACTGAAACGTTGCTAGTTGTTGATGCCATGACTGGACAAGAAGCTGCATGCAACCTTTGTGCATGTAGATATTAA
- the LOC108807541 gene encoding signal recognition particle subunit SRP54, chloroplastic-like isoform X2 — protein MTKENIAEPMKDIRRALLEAYVSLPVVRKFVQSVSDQAVGMGVIRGFKPDQQLVKIVHDELVKVMGGEVSEIQFVKSGPTVILLAGFQGVGKTTVCAKLAYYLKKQGKSCMFIAGDVYRPAAIDQLVILGEKIGMLMYTAGTEVKPADIAKQGRQRDDG, from the exons ATGACTAAGGAGAATATTGCTGAGCCAATGAAGGATATCAGAAGAGCTCTCCTTGAAGCATAT GTGAGCCTTCCTGTTGTTAGAAAGTTTGTTCAATCTGTAAGTGACCAAGCCGTTGGAATGGGTGTCATTCGAGGATTCAAACCAGATCAGCAGTTGGTCAAG ATTGTACATGATGAGCTAGTGAAGGTGATGGGTGGAGAAGTATCTGAGATACAGTTTGTAAAGTCAGGTCCTACAGTTATATTGCTTGCTGGATTCCAAGGAGTTGGGAAGACAACAGTTTGCGCTAAACTCGCTTATTACCTAAAGAAGCAG GGAAAATCTTGTATGTTTATTGCTGGAGATGTGTACAGACCTGCTGCCATTGATCAACTCGTCATCTTAGGTGAAAAG ATTGGTATGCTGATGTATACAGCAGGAACTGAAGTAAAACCTGCAGATATAGCTAAGCAAG GTAGACAAAGGGATGATGGATGA
- the LOC108812638 gene encoding serine/threonine-protein kinase AtPK1/AtPK6-like, which produces MAIGHLCSTTHCFLQTKKTFSSSILKNMVCSECHVACKNVKPLQKHMCLTITLPDASVLKDNDFSDVFGPLPEESTDVLFDEPAVLHTRSHSFVGPSSLCSPSFNLTSLDLDSEKAPQGGDVADVLGEVGIEDFEVLKVVGRGAFGKVYQVRKKDTSEIFAMKVMRKDKIMEKNHAEYMKAERDILTKIDHPFIVQLKYSFQTKYRLYLVLDFINGGHLFFQLYHQGLFREDLARVYTAEIVSAVSHLHEKGIMHRDLKPENILMDTDGHVMLTDFGLAKEFEENTRSNSMCGTTEYMAPEIVRGKGHDKAADWWSVGILLYEMLTGKPPFMGSRGKIQQKIVNDRIKLPQFLSTEAHALLKGLLQKDPERRLGNGLSGAREIKEHKWFKGINWKKLEAREVKPSFKPEVSGRQCIANFDKCWTDMSVLDSPANSPRSDPKANPFTNFAYVRPPRSILSQAT; this is translated from the exons ATGGCAATTGGACACTTGTGCAGCACTACACACTGTTTCCTTCAAACAAAGAAGACCTTCTCCTCTTCGATATTG AAAAATATGGTTTGCTCTGAGTGTCATGTTGCCTGCAAGAACGTGAAGCCGTTACAGAAACACATGTGTTTGACAATCACCCTTCCAGATGCTTCTGTCTTGAAAGATAATGACTTCTCTGATGTCTTTGGTCCACTCCCCGAAGAGTCCACTGATGTTCTTTTCGACGAGCCTGCTGTTCTCCACACTCGATCCCACTCTTTCGTTGGCCCTTCTTCCCTCTGTAGTCCTTCTTTCAATCTCACCTCGCTTGACTTGGACAGTGAGAAAGCTCCACAAGGAGGAGATGTGGCAGATGTTTTAGGTGAAGTAGGCATTGAAGATTTCGAGGTTTTGAAGGTAGTGGGGCGAGGTGCGTTTGGGAAAGTCTACCAGGTGAGGAAGAAAGACACCTCCGAGATATTCGCCATGAAGGTCATGAGAAAAGACAAGATCATGGAGAAGAACCATGCTGAATACATGAAAGCTGAGCGTGACATCCTAACCAAGATTGATCATCCCTTCATTGTTCAACTTAAATACTCTTTCCAG ACCAAGTACAGGCTCTACCTTGTGCTAGACTTTATAAACGGAGGCCATCTCTTCTTCCAGCTCTATCACCAGGGGCTTTTCAG AGAGGACTTGGCTCGTGTCTACACTGCAGAGATCGTCTCTGCGGTTTCTCATCTCCATGAGAAAGGCATAATGCACAGAGATCTCAAACCTGAGAACATACTGATGGACACCGATGGCCATGTGATGCTGACAGATTTTGGTTTGGCTAAGGAGTTTGAAGAGAACACAAGATCAAACTCCATGTGTGGGACTACTGAGTATATGGCACCTGAGATCGTTAGAGGGAAAGGACATGATAAGGCTGCTGACTGGTGGAGCGTTGGGATACTTCTCTATGAGATGCTCACTGGAAAG CCACCGTTTATGGGGAGCAGAGGAAAGATACAACAGAAAATAGTCAACGACAGGATTAAACTTCCACAGTTTCTGTCTACTGAAGCTCATGCTTTGTTGAAAGGG CTTCTACAAAAAGACCCAGAGAGAAGACTTGGAAATGGACTAAGCGGAGCAAGGGAGATAAAAGAGCATAAATGGTTTAAGGGAATAAACTGGAAGAAGCTGGAGGCAAGAGAAGTGAAGCCAAGTTTCAAGCCGGAGGTATCTGGAAGACAATGCATAGCGAATTTTGACAAGTGTTGGACTGATATGTCTGTGTTGGACTCACCAGCAAACAGTCCAAGGTCGGATCCAAAGGCCAACCCTTTTACTAACTTCGCATACGTCAGGCCGCCTCGTTCAATCCTCAGCCAAGCCACATAG